A single genomic interval of Helianthus annuus cultivar XRQ/B chromosome 6, HanXRQr2.0-SUNRISE, whole genome shotgun sequence harbors:
- the LOC110914788 gene encoding aspartokinase 2, chloroplastic has translation MLDIVSTRMLGQFGFLAKVFSIFEDLGISVDVVATSEVSISLTLDPSKLWSRELIQQASELDHVVEELEKIAKVNLLQHRSIISLIGNVQRSSLVLEKAFHVLRENGVNV, from the exons ATGTTAGACATCGTTAGCACTCGCATGCTCGGTCAATTTGGATTTCTTGCTAAG GTTTTTTCAATATTCGAGGATTTGGGTATATCGGTGGATGTTGTTGCTACGAGTGAAGTTAGCATTTCGTTAACTTTAGATCCTTCGAAGCTTTGGAGCAGGGAGTTGATTCAGCAGGCAAGC GAACTTGATCATGTTGTAGAAGAGCTTGAAAAAATTGCTAAAGTGAATCTTCTTCAACACAGATCGATTATTTCGCTGATCGGGAATGTTCAGAGGTCGTCACTTGTATTAGAGAAG GCGTTCCATGTTCTTCGTGAGAACGGAGTGAATGTTTAG